Part of the Arachis hypogaea cultivar Tifrunner chromosome 6, arahy.Tifrunner.gnm2.J5K5, whole genome shotgun sequence genome, GTTGTTACTTTAGCTAATTCAGTTTTCATGTCTTATTTGTTGTCGGAGTTTAGGAAGATCCAAGTAAGAGGCCATTACCGGATTATGTGCAGAAAGTGCAGAGGCATGTGAATGCAAACATGAGGGGTGTTCTTGTGGATTGGTTAGTAGAGGTTGCCGAGGAGTATAAGCTTGTTTCCGATACCCTTTACTTCTCAGTTTCGTACATTGACAGATACTTGTCTTTGACTGCCTTATCAAGTCAAAAGCTGCAGTTGCTTGGTGTTTCGGCAATGCTTATTGCATCGTGAGTTTTCTTCACCATTGAGTTTTTGATTGCGTGTTTGTTTAGTTTGGTTCTCTGACCTTGTTGAGTTGTTTTCATGGTAGAAAATATGAGGAGATAAAGCCACCTGAAGTGGAAGAATTTTGTTACATTACAGACAACACATACACCAAGGATCAGGTGATTCTATGTCCTCACTTGATTCCATTTGTGTGTGTATTATTAGATACTTAGAAGTAgcattgtatttttaattttgctATATTTTTAGATGTTAAATTAAGCAAGTTGGTTTTGTTATAAGCTTCTCAATGTTTTTCGCTTATTCCTGGCTCTTGTTAAATTTAGTTTACTTTTGGTTATTTTTGAAGGTTGTGGAGATGGAAGCTGATATATTGAAGTCTTTGAAGTTTGAATTGGGTGGTCCAACAGTAAAGACCTTTCTAAGGTGCATGCACATGTGATTCATTGAATCTTTCATCTACGTATTGAATCATCTTTTCTTAGCTATATTTTTGTCATTGACATGTTGGCCCGCTTTGCATTTCATTTGTCTGTGCAGAAGATTCTCTAAAGTTGCTCAAGAGAGCAAAGATGTAAGTGAACTCTTGTTTCAATATGCTAGTTGCTAATTTTTAGAAAGCATGTTAGTGACAGTAATTTACTCTATACTAATGAAACTGCCAAAAATATTGTTTCTAGTTTATCAGTTGACTAACATTATTCCTGTTTCCTGGTGCAGACATCAGACTTGCAATTTGAGTTTCTCACTAGCTACCTCGCAGAGCTCAGTTTGTTGGATTATAATTGTGTGAAATTCTTGCCTTCTTTGGTGGCAGCATCTGTTGTATTTCTAGCAAGATTTATGCTAAGCCCAAAGACACATCCTTGGGTAATGTTTCAATCCTCTAAATCACAGATTCAATATCCAAGTTGGATTCAATTACTAAATTAAATGTTTTATTTACAGAATGCAGCACTTTATCAACTCACTAGATATAAACCTGCCGAATTGAAGGAATGTGCTCAAAATATACATGATCTGTACCTCAGCAGGAGAGGTGGCTCTTTGCAAGCTGTGAGAGAGAAATACAAACAACATAAGGTAGTTGTTTTCCACTAATTATGAATTCAACGTAATCTGTCCAACCTTTTGTGGAAAAAGAAATTTTCTCGAATTTAATTTCATTCGACTTGTCACATTGGAGGAAGTTATACTAATTTAGGTTAATTTTGGTAACAGTTCAAATGCGTGGCCACAACTCCATCACCTCCAGAGATTCCCGTTTCTTATTTTGAATTTAGAGTGGCAGATCCATAGGTAGCAGTTACATGGGATTTTTTGCTATGGCTTTGGGTTTAACTATTGGTGGAGGCATGAGAAATTGGACTGCTAACCCCAGAAGATGAGTTTCATTTGCATTGGCTAATGCTCATTGTAAGTGCTTGCCATGAAATCTGGCTGTTTAATGTATCGATACTTTTCCTTGCCTCACTGACCTCAACTGATCTGGTATATGATGTGAGATAAGTTTCATTAGTTCAGAGCTAGGTTTCTATTTTTCAACATTAAGGTGTTTAAAGTTCTAGGCAGAGTTCAGTTTAGGTGCTCAGAGATCTGTGTATGTATAGGGAAGTATATGGTTTTCATGTTCAAATCTATGACAACAGAGCTCTGATGTCCAAAAATCATTTTTTCAGCAGTAAACTAGTGTTGGATTGGTTATTTTACACCAATGTGCTTTGAGGCATTTGACTTGTGTCTATATTCTGGAAAAAATGTCGTTCATACTTAATAGAATATCACTAATCATTTGTCCTTAACCTTTTGGTTTTGGATATCAGTTGATTCATTTCTATATGTTCCATGTTGGTGCTGGATTGCAAATCTTTATATGGCAAATGTTAAACCTTTAAACTTGAACGGAAGACAAGAGTCATGTGAAGTAAAACATTTATAAGTAGTGTAACAATCTGAATTATTAGTGGCTAATTGATCATTTATATTGTTTAGACATAGAGTGATATTCCTTTCTTTACATTTGATCACATGAATAGATGTGTGGGTGGGGAAGAGCACAAATGTATAGTACtgatttatatgttgatttaatTTGACTGTGGGTTGTTTTGGGAATCATATCTAGAAATGAAAAAAGAATTTTAGGCATATTTGTTAACTTTATTGTTGGATTGTACCACTATATCGATGAAATAAACTTTAAATTTCTTTTAGTATTTTGCATTGAAATTTCAGCCGATTTGCtgctataaaattttaatttatttttttaatatctaaatttgTGTTAAAtattgctatttatttattttatttggttgTGTATATATGTATTGTGTATTGTTTTCTACTTTCTGTAATAATACACACCACCACACAAGTAACAGCATGATTATTACGATAAAATAACATGATTCAATAGTTGAATAATTTGGATTGATGAAATTTATcatgtataaaaatattatttaacaatcTTATTGCTGGTGTAAAATAAATTCCTCCTCATATATTGAACACTTGGAAAATAATCATGAttgtacttttttctttttcttcctttggtGCAACACTCATTATGTACTTGGGCATACTAATTGAGAAGTTTGCATAATGTATAAGGTGGTTTTTACTGCTACAAAAGGCTACAATaattgatataattgtgtttacAAGGCAAGAAAATATGGTATATGGAGATAGGTTTAGACTAACGGTGACACTAATAAACGACAGAAGAAAGCAGATAATTATTACCTACAAAAAACTATAAAGATTAGTTAGAATATTCTCCCTCCCCATTATTCAAGGcagctttttcttttcaaaaaaagtaaataataaactGTCAAAATTTTCAActccgaaaaaaaaaaagagaaagcaaataTACAACATATACTTTAAATATAACTCTTTTTATTGATTATTGGTGAATGGATTTAAGATTCAAAATTTTCACACTTATTTAAATGAATGACTGATTTGATCAGTTAACTTCtcaaattaatttagtaattggTAACTTTTGGGGATAATGTGAACTCTTTTATACCACTTCTCTATCTTCTTACCCTTATTTAGGGATAATCCActtagatatatattttttagttgagATAATGTCTAGTAGGCGATTATCTATATAGCCTCGAACCTCAGTTGGGGCATGATTATTGGGTCCAATACCTTTTGACTTATCCAACTTTCCTTAGTAATAATCCTATTTTAAtggtcaaaataatttttaaaatatcgcGTGTGCCAATTTGATTTTCTAATGGTCATTGAAAGATGTCATGAAATCCATTAATTCAATCATATCTCTAACAGAGTCTCCAAAACCAGCAAatatataaaaacctaattatcaTTCGGCCAATAAGTATTTTTATACCATTATAATACGAAAAATTTCACgcacattattaaaaaatacaatacGCTAAACAAACAGATTTCTATCACGTTCTTCTCCAAAAATCTAGACAGATATCTTAGCTTTTAGACTCTTTGAAGACGATTAGCATGATTTTGCATTTGCAGTTTCGTTGACAAAGATTATAAAACTTCACCTCTTTAAGATCACCGTTTCTCTATTTAACTTGTCCAATTTTTAAATTCTTGGTGCCGCCATATTTTGCACTCATCCAAGAGAAAAACCAAGGTCTCAATTAATAGAAGATGTGACACTTTTATTGGTTACTAACTTTTTTACTCTTGCATACAAACTCTCTTTTCTGTGGCTCATTCCTTTTTAGCTGCAGAATAATTCAAAAtttcactctttttctttttccatgtcAAATGTGGAATCAGTGTTAAAAGAACAAAATATTACATCAATGAACACAATAATGATTATGATTATAAATTTTTGAGCTCGCAAAGTATGATGTTTATGTTTGAACAATGTTACATAATCAGTCAATATTATCATTTTTGGCCCGCatttagtcaataataatttgcatctatatttatagatattttgcacacacaaaatatataatttatatttatatttattaaaattttgcacacataaataatatattttacacctatgaattaatataatttacactcaatattttcaaaatttacacacataaattaataaaataaaaatttattatttatactaaccaaataataactaaaaatactaaaaattactgATTTTAAAAAGTTTCTTTATCTCTAATATATcgtttacataattttttttttggagtttATGTAAATTGTGTGCATATATGTCTTTCTTTATTCCCCGCTCtccttcttttatttgttttatattaaattttttgtttcatATAATAatggtcaaattttaaatttttttattataaaaattttaataacatattataaaattatttattttaaaatgttaaacttTTAAGTAAAAATTCATAAATAGCTAAAAAATTTCTAACAAATACAATATTGAATTAAGTTGATTTTTCCATTAGTAGATAATGACGCGTCAATTTAGACATTTTGACAATTAAGctttaataatatttgttaatttCTTGGGTCTAAGACGATACTATATTATACGACAGAGTGAGTTGAAAGCAAAAGAGAGATTTGCAGGCTTGCCCGCTTAGTGCTATGGTTCCTGTGTATTTATATAATTAAGAGACATCATAAGAAGCATTACTTTAACTTGGGAAAACACATTCTGTCACTAACCACACATGAAAATCAAAGTGTCGAATATCCCACGGGTCTTAATCTTTTTAAGAGTTTAATTATGTAGATTTGTTACAGTATCAAGTGTTTTAGTAATTAATAATTTACGATTCATTTTTGCattctttatattttaaaaataattcattttaGTTAAAACTATGTAACAAATATTCAGCTAAACAAATGACGATagttatatatatttgaaaaaatgACAAATCAATCTCTGATTTGTTGGTCGATAGATATTTAAACTCtgaagatttaaaaatatatttaaatttttgacatcTTTATAATATGAACACATCGATCATTGAATCTAATTTgtccaattttaaaaatactctcaCGTGTACATCGGTATCAACTAGATCAGTATAAATGAGagtcatatttaatttttttgttatgtcTAACATATATAAGTGAACATGGAAAATCGATATgtccatattttaaaaaattcaggaacttaaatatatttttaaatatttaaaaatttaaatatttgtaaataaaaaagtCAATGAATTATTTgtaaaatacaaatattttttagcTAAAAATCTCTAGGCAAATTAAATGCCTTTTGAGTATCCTCAATCAAGCCCTTTTATTGAGGCATTTTGGTAGAAAAAGAATGGTAACTAAATTAATGCCACCTTTGTGCAATGCGCATGATTTGACCACTCAAAAACGTCTACTTCAAGCAAAgaccatattttatattttatattttgacgTTACattatgtatgtatgtgtgtggATAGGCATTAAGCATTAAGCATTAAGcaatattaataaacaaataaagcaTACTTTAAAAAGGTTACCTGCTGCAACATAGGAGTGAGGTATTTCACATTTGCATGCCCAAATGCCAtgcaaaagaaaacataaaattcgAAAGTTCTTCAAAGAATGAGACCACAATTATGGATGATGCCTGACCATGGACAACGACATGCTACCTACTTATCCTCTTAATATGCTATTATGCTTAGCAAAaaggaattaatttttttaagcaaTTCAAATTCTATTGATCTTTTCAATAATTAGATGATatgttacaaaataatttatgTCACGTTACACATCACTACaataatatagactattttttaggattattatgtgtcaaaaaaattaaaattcgtcaaaaaaataaaatttgacactattttaattatgaaaatatgttaataaaagttttgtcaaaaatagtatttttaacatacaagtaattgtaaaaaaaagtttaaatcttattttaataaatattgaccgtcaaaaataatttgttagaaaaatttgagaatatatttttttgtgatacttattaactgtcaaaaatactatttattttgacacttattgaccataaaaaattctcaacaaaaatttttaacaaagaatgagatgagatcttgaaactgaagaataaactgatattttgaagatgaagaatgagtagtatgatcctaaactgagagcagtgtgatgCCAAAATTGACGGAGCTCAACAAAGAAAAGGAATAATAGAGTAAGTTGAAAACAAATAagtgtcaaaattgaggagtaattttctacaatcaaattattcataaagaaaacatagaaaatttgacatttgtaatatttattaaaaatatatattaatttttacacttaactatgactgttaaaaaaattatattaaaataactcttttttcttgtagtgcatgtAATTATCTAACTGACCAAAAATTAATCTGACTGATATTTTTAAAGACAACTAATTTGAGTtgcattagaaaataaaattggcGCATATGTTAGAAAATATTTTAGCcatgaacattatatattaacctTTCTCAACTCTTAATTTTCTTATAGTTATGTTTTGTTCTTATTATCCGTATAAAAACTTTATTATTATGAATCTTGTTAACTTGACCGGTGGAGTTTTTCATCCCAAATCATGAACTTaagattacttttaaaaaaaattgaagtttcTAAATTACCAATTGATAATTGAGTGTTTGATAATTTTGAATGATActctattatcattattattattattatttctgaaAAATACAAGACAACAAACAAAAAGATGTGAAAGAAATTAAAGCTGAGGCAAAATAAAGAGAGTGGAAAGTTGAAGCCTAGAGAAGTTGCTCATTTTTAGGTAACAAATGAAGGGATTAATTGGTCCTTGTGCCCTAACACAAAATACCTATAACTAGCAACACTTGGCTGCTTTATAAAGCCAAATCAAATCAAAAGAGCCAGgattagttttaggatttggatcctctaaagtttgaatttcactttaaagagtaaagtgtgatctctcaccattgatttcataggtgggaccaaaaataaatatgaaagagaaactattcaagggtagaagatcacactttactctctaaagcgaacttcaaactttagagaatcaAAATccttagttttaaatattaaaataataaattacacatgaaaattatttatatatacgattttttttgttaaatattgaCTATTGGATGGTGTAATACGTGATTATGATacaattctaaattttattatgaTATTGGAGTCTAACAGTAATCACTCTTCGTAATTTGTAGATAAcagcaaaaatacaaaaaaaaaaaaaaaaaaagaggaagcgactaaaaatattgtgaaaaagatttgatacATAGCAGAGGCAATTTGTGAGAGACTCAAACTTTTTTATATTCTTCTACTATATTTTTAgtcgtttttttcatttttttctttatttttttattttttcattgttgtctacaaattacaaaaaaaatttc contains:
- the LOC112756085 gene encoding putative cyclin-A3-1 isoform X2 → MAHQENPTRPQREAKKRAAAALSELQTGASKKKRVVLGELTNISNPSVAPPQPQQPAKPVLGNRRFSQNEEKIKTTTTRGKKRTVGKNQKPAVTPPETVDAAKKPEVTVDPQLCAPYVSDIYDYLRKMEEDPSKRPLPDYVQKVQRHVNANMRGVLVDWLVEVAEEYKLVSDTLYFSVSYIDRYLSLTALSSQKLQLLGVSAMLIASKYEEIKPPEVEEFCYITDNTYTKDQVVEMEADILKSLKFELGGPTVKTFLRRFSKVAQESKDTSDLQFEFLTSYLAELSLLDYNCVKFLPSLVAASVVFLARFMLSPKTHPWNAALYQLTRYKPAELKECAQNIHDLYLSRRGGSLQAVREKYKQHKFKCVATTPSPPEIPVSYFEFRVADP
- the LOC112756085 gene encoding putative cyclin-A3-1 isoform X3 encodes the protein MAHQENPTRPQREAKKRAAAALSELQTGASKKKRVVLGELTNISNPSVAPPQPQQPAKPVLGNRRFSQNEEKIKTTTTRGKKRTVGKNQKPAVTPPETVDAAKKPEVTVDPQLCAPYVSDIYDYLRKMEEDPSKRPLPDYVQKVQRHVNANMRGVLVDWLVEVAEEYKLVSDTLYFSVSYIDRYLSLTALSSQKLQLLGVSAMLIASKYEEIKPPEVEEFCYITDNTYTKDQVVEMEADILKSLKFELGGPTVKTFLRFSKVAQESKDTSDLQFEFLTSYLAELSLLDYNCVKFLPSLVAASVVFLARFMLSPKTHPWNAALYQLTRYKPAELKECAQNIHDLYLSRRGGSLQAVREKYKQHKFKCVATTPSPPEIPVSYFEFRVADP
- the LOC112756085 gene encoding putative cyclin-A3-1 isoform X1; translated protein: MAHQENPTRPQREAKKRAAAALSELQTGASKKKRVVLGELTNISNPSVAPPQPQQPAKPVLGNRRFSQNEEKIKTTTTRGKKRTVGKNQKPAVTPPETVDAAKKPEVTVDPQLCAPYVSDIYDYLRKMEEDPSKRPLPDYVQKVQRHVNANMRGVLVDWLVEVAEEYKLVSDTLYFSVSYIDRYLSLTALSSQKLQLLGVSAMLIASKYEEIKPPEVEEFCYITDNTYTKDQVVEMEADILKSLKFELGGPTVKTFLRCMHIRFSKVAQESKDTSDLQFEFLTSYLAELSLLDYNCVKFLPSLVAASVVFLARFMLSPKTHPWNAALYQLTRYKPAELKECAQNIHDLYLSRRGGSLQAVREKYKQHKFKCVATTPSPPEIPVSYFEFRVADP